A genome region from Jeongeupia sp. HS-3 includes the following:
- a CDS encoding MCP four helix bundle domain-containing protein → MTIPKLSIGLRLAIGFAAILLLMAALALFAWQKLAQLETQLQSVVHSEVRQLQTAHRLKALVLRDQANVLALFVVDQPAKAEKLWAQIGDARRQTRVLVDGLPAAGTQEAMRAALDRYDAGVDNIRELLDIGARYDAMTEVNLELRQRRDTLLTKLDTLVAASEAGMAEASAAGAVATSRARAWLIGLTLLAMAVGAFAGWRITRAIVSELGLELGEAVGFAADLAGGRLRLGVERKGFRPGSLMDSLLAMRDRIVADWIYAKTTSGARLIEARDRELDGRERQLLVLLDGRRNLAELSTIFGEDVWAQLRTLEAQGLAQRREPVAA, encoded by the coding sequence ATGACGATCCCCAAACTTTCGATCGGCCTGCGCCTTGCCATCGGCTTTGCCGCCATTCTGCTGCTGATGGCCGCGCTGGCACTCTTCGCCTGGCAGAAGCTGGCGCAACTGGAAACCCAGCTGCAAAGCGTGGTTCACAGCGAGGTGCGCCAGCTGCAAACGGCGCACCGGCTCAAGGCGCTGGTGCTGCGCGATCAGGCCAATGTGCTGGCCTTGTTCGTCGTCGATCAACCGGCCAAGGCCGAAAAATTGTGGGCGCAGATCGGTGACGCGCGCCGCCAGACCCGCGTCCTCGTCGACGGTTTGCCGGCAGCGGGCACGCAGGAGGCAATGCGCGCAGCGCTCGACCGTTACGATGCCGGCGTCGACAACATCCGTGAACTGCTCGACATCGGCGCCCGCTACGACGCGATGACCGAGGTCAATCTGGAACTGCGCCAGCGCCGCGATACGCTGCTGACGAAACTGGACACACTGGTTGCGGCGAGCGAAGCCGGCATGGCCGAGGCCAGCGCCGCCGGTGCCGTCGCCACCTCGCGTGCGCGCGCCTGGCTGATCGGGCTGACGCTGCTGGCGATGGCCGTTGGCGCCTTCGCCGGCTGGCGCATTACCCGCGCCATCGTGTCCGAGTTGGGGCTAGAGCTGGGCGAAGCGGTTGGTTTTGCCGCCGATCTGGCCGGCGGGCGCTTGCGCCTTGGCGTCGAGCGCAAGGGCTTTCGCCCCGGCAGCCTGATGGATTCCTTGCTGGCGATGCGCGACCGCATCGTGGCCGACTGGATTTATGCCAAGACGACGTCCGGCGCCCGGCTGATCGAGGCGCGAGATCGAGAGCTGGATGGGCGCGAGCGGCAATTGCTGGTCTTGCTCGATGGCCGGCGCAATCTGGCCGAGCTGAGCACGATATTCGGCGAGGATGTCTGGGCTCAGTTGCGCACGCTCGAAGCACAGGGTCTGGCGCAGCGGCGTGAACCGGTGGCAGCCTGA
- a CDS encoding 5-(carboxyamino)imidazole ribonucleotide synthase, with protein sequence MIMAGKPILPPAMLGILGGGQLGRMFAVAARTMGYRVTVLDPDARAPAADFADVHLARPYNDPDALAELARSCAAITTEFENVNAESMRWLASQGVPVSPSGDCVAIAQDRVAEKTFIRNAGLATAPFLAVQTAADLAGDLSAYLPGILKTARLGYDGKGQARVKTVEEARAALSDLKHQPCVLEKMMPLVAEVSVIVTRTRAGEVTSFPPAENEHANGVLDVSIVPARIGADITERARAMAMQLAEALDYVGVLAVEFFILDGDELVINEMAPRPHNSGHYTLDATLTSQFEQQVRAMCGLYPGKTDLLRPVVMVNLLGDVWGDKGAEPNWDVLLTAPNAKLHLYGKTEARSGRKMGHFNVMADSADAALEQALAIKDMLG encoded by the coding sequence ATGATCATGGCTGGAAAGCCGATTCTGCCGCCGGCCATGCTCGGCATTCTCGGGGGTGGCCAGCTCGGCCGTATGTTTGCCGTCGCCGCCAGAACCATGGGCTACCGCGTCACCGTGCTCGATCCCGACGCACGCGCACCGGCGGCCGACTTCGCCGACGTGCATCTGGCCCGCCCGTACAACGACCCCGATGCACTGGCCGAACTCGCCCGCTCCTGTGCGGCGATCACCACCGAGTTCGAGAACGTCAACGCCGAATCGATGCGCTGGCTCGCCAGCCAGGGCGTGCCGGTATCGCCGAGCGGCGATTGCGTCGCGATCGCGCAAGACCGCGTCGCCGAAAAGACCTTCATCCGCAACGCCGGCCTCGCCACCGCGCCCTTCCTCGCGGTACAAACCGCCGCCGATCTCGCCGGCGATCTGTCGGCCTATCTGCCGGGCATCCTCAAGACCGCCCGCCTCGGCTACGACGGCAAGGGTCAGGCCCGGGTGAAGACCGTCGAAGAAGCCCGCGCCGCGCTGTCCGATCTGAAGCACCAGCCCTGTGTGCTGGAAAAAATGATGCCGCTGGTCGCCGAAGTCTCGGTCATCGTCACCCGTACCCGCGCTGGCGAAGTCACGAGCTTTCCGCCGGCCGAGAACGAACACGCCAACGGCGTGCTCGACGTGTCTATCGTGCCGGCGCGCATCGGTGCCGACATCACCGAACGTGCCCGGGCAATGGCGATGCAGCTGGCCGAGGCGCTCGATTACGTCGGCGTGCTGGCAGTCGAGTTCTTCATCCTCGATGGCGATGAACTCGTCATCAACGAAATGGCGCCACGCCCGCACAACAGCGGCCACTACACGCTAGACGCGACGCTCACCAGCCAGTTCGAACAGCAGGTGCGCGCGATGTGCGGGCTGTATCCGGGCAAGACCGACCTGCTGCGGCCGGTGGTCATGGTCAACCTGCTCGGCGACGTCTGGGGCGACAAGGGCGCCGAACCGAACTGGGACGTACTCTTGACCGCGCCCAACGCCAAACTGCACCTGTACGGCAAGACCGAGGCACGCTCGGGCCGCAAGATGGGTCACTTCAACGTGATGGCCGACAGCGCCGACGCCGCGCTCGAACAGGCGCTGGCGATCAAGGACATGCTCGGCTGA
- the aqpZ gene encoding aquaporin Z, whose amino-acid sequence MYPLKNRMAAEFIGTFWLVLGGCGSAVLAAAFPQLGIGFAGVALAFGLTVLTMAYAIGHVSGCHLNPAVSLGLVVGGRFPAKELLPYVIAQVLGGIAAAAVLYAIASGKAGFDLAGGFASNGYGAHSPDGYSLMAALVCEVVMTAMFLFVILGATDKRAPAGFAPIAIGLALTLIHLISIPVTNTSVNPARSTGVALFAQGWAIDQLWLFWVAPLIGAAIAGVIYPLVAGKSE is encoded by the coding sequence ATGTATCCGCTCAAAAACCGCATGGCTGCGGAATTCATCGGCACGTTCTGGCTCGTACTCGGCGGCTGCGGCAGCGCCGTGCTCGCCGCGGCGTTTCCGCAACTGGGCATCGGCTTCGCCGGCGTCGCGCTCGCCTTCGGCCTGACCGTGCTGACCATGGCCTACGCGATCGGCCACGTTTCGGGCTGCCACCTGAATCCGGCGGTGTCGCTGGGCCTCGTCGTCGGCGGCCGTTTCCCGGCCAAGGAACTGCTGCCCTACGTGATCGCCCAGGTGCTTGGCGGCATCGCCGCCGCCGCGGTGCTGTACGCGATCGCCAGCGGCAAGGCTGGTTTTGATCTGGCCGGCGGTTTCGCGTCGAACGGCTACGGCGCGCACTCGCCGGACGGCTACAGCCTGATGGCGGCGCTGGTCTGCGAAGTGGTGATGACCGCGATGTTCCTGTTCGTGATCCTCGGCGCCACCGACAAGCGCGCACCGGCCGGCTTCGCGCCGATCGCCATCGGCTTGGCGCTGACGCTGATCCACCTGATCAGCATCCCGGTCACCAATACCTCGGTGAACCCGGCGCGCAGCACCGGCGTCGCGCTGTTCGCTCAGGGTTGGGCGATCGATCAGCTGTGGCTGTTCTGGGTCGCGCCGCTGATCGGCGCGGCGATTGCCGGGGTGATCTACCCGCTGGTCGCCGGCAAGAGCGAATAA
- a CDS encoding GGDEF domain-containing protein has protein sequence MLISLSNLLVFASLALGLLVAGQLVLLGNSQHEPGLGPLALTGALTGLTALLAALGMTPLAVAAWAFAEALSNVALRRHLLKTPHWAPAIGCALLAFLLGAAWQRLFGRDVPGMLALAVAIVPLVVMRLQLLRAPFAEERAGGPRLVLGTACVLHLAYWLAVLFFWAFAEPGWWGSAEALVLECVLFGLLQALLWPQLVAQKLRGRLARLARYDVLTWALNRRGFEEICLRELRRARKHERSLGLLLVDIDRMHAINSRYGHAGGDHVLRTCAAALRSHLRPEDSLGRIGGDSFCILAPHRNEAELQTLLGELREALTTIVSDYDDIAIRVSAGVSMAMYPNDGADFPVLYGQAQSRLRPATDGPASGFMVART, from the coding sequence ATGCTGATTTCCCTGTCCAACCTTCTGGTGTTCGCGAGTCTTGCGCTGGGATTGCTCGTCGCCGGCCAGCTGGTATTGCTCGGCAATAGCCAGCACGAACCCGGCCTTGGCCCGCTGGCGCTCACCGGTGCGCTGACCGGGCTGACCGCGCTGCTCGCGGCACTGGGCATGACACCGCTGGCCGTCGCTGCCTGGGCGTTCGCCGAGGCGCTGAGCAATGTCGCGCTGCGTCGCCATCTGCTGAAAACGCCGCACTGGGCGCCGGCGATCGGCTGCGCCTTGCTGGCTTTTCTGCTTGGCGCCGCGTGGCAGCGCCTGTTCGGTCGCGATGTACCGGGAATGCTGGCGCTGGCGGTCGCGATCGTGCCGCTGGTGGTGATGCGATTGCAGCTGCTGCGCGCACCCTTTGCCGAGGAGCGCGCCGGCGGCCCGCGTCTGGTACTGGGTACGGCGTGCGTGCTGCATCTCGCTTACTGGCTGGCCGTGCTGTTTTTCTGGGCCTTCGCCGAACCGGGCTGGTGGGGTAGTGCCGAGGCACTGGTGCTCGAGTGCGTGCTGTTTGGCTTGCTGCAGGCGCTGCTCTGGCCGCAACTGGTGGCGCAGAAGCTGCGCGGGCGGCTGGCGCGCTTGGCGCGTTACGACGTGCTGACCTGGGCGCTGAACCGCCGCGGCTTCGAGGAAATCTGCCTGCGCGAGTTGCGCCGTGCCCGCAAGCACGAGCGCTCGCTCGGTCTGCTGCTGGTCGATATTGACCGGATGCACGCGATCAACAGCCGTTACGGCCACGCCGGCGGCGATCATGTGTTGCGGACCTGCGCCGCAGCCTTGCGCAGCCATTTGCGCCCCGAAGACAGCCTTGGCCGGATCGGCGGCGACAGCTTCTGCATCCTGGCGCCGCACCGCAACGAGGCCGAGCTGCAGACGCTGCTGGGCGAGCTGCGCGAGGCGCTGACGACCATCGTCTCGGATTACGACGATATCGCCATCCGCGTTTCGGCTGGGGTCAGCATGGCGATGTATCCGAATGATGGCGCCGACTTCCCGGTGCTGTACGGCCAGGCGCAATCGCGACTGCGCCCGGCAACCGATGGCCCGGCTTCGGGCTTCATGGTCGCGCGCACCTGA
- the wrbA gene encoding NAD(P)H:quinone oxidoreductase, with protein sequence MTKLLVVYYSMYGHIETMAKAVADGARSVDGVEVTLKRVADLVPEEVARNAGAKLDQDAPIASPAELADYDAIIFGTPTRFGNMCAQMRNFLDQTGGLWMSGGLIGKLGSVFTSTGTQHGGQETTITSFHTTLLHQGMVIVGVPYSCAGLTNMTEITGGSPYGASTLAGSDGSRQPSANELDIARFQGRHVAEIAKKLSA encoded by the coding sequence ATGACCAAGCTCTTGGTGGTGTATTACTCGATGTACGGCCATATCGAAACGATGGCCAAGGCGGTGGCCGATGGCGCGCGCAGCGTCGACGGCGTCGAGGTGACGCTCAAGCGCGTTGCCGACCTGGTGCCCGAAGAAGTCGCGCGCAATGCTGGCGCCAAGCTCGATCAGGACGCGCCGATCGCCTCGCCGGCCGAGTTGGCCGATTACGACGCGATCATCTTCGGCACGCCGACACGCTTCGGCAATATGTGTGCGCAGATGCGCAACTTCCTCGATCAGACCGGCGGGCTGTGGATGAGCGGTGGGCTGATCGGCAAGCTCGGCAGCGTGTTCACCAGTACCGGCACCCAGCATGGTGGGCAGGAAACCACGATCACCTCGTTTCATACCACGCTGTTGCATCAGGGCATGGTCATCGTCGGCGTGCCGTATTCGTGCGCCGGCTTGACCAATATGACCGAGATCACCGGCGGCAGCCCGTATGGCGCCAGCACGCTCGCCGGTAGCGATGGTAGCCGTCAACCGTCGGCGAACGAGCTGGACATTGCCCGTTTTCAGGGCCGGCACGTCGCCGAGATCGCCAAAAAGCTCAGCGCCTGA
- a CDS encoding phosphoribosylaminoimidazolesuccinocarboxamide synthase, with amino-acid sequence MSSITSTDLKSLKKIYSGKVRDLYEIDEQRMLMIATDRLSAFDVILEEPIPEKGKILTAISNFWFDKFKDLVPSHFTGEHAEDVVSAEDLPQVEGRAVVVKRLKPVPVEAVVRGYLAGGGWKDYKASGAVSGIALPAGLIEAQQLPEPIFTPSTKAAVGDHDEPISFAQTADLIGPELAAKVRDTAIRLYKAAAEFAATRGIIIADTKFEFGLDADGTLCLMDEALTPDSSRFWPADQYQPGSNPPSYDKQFVRDWLESTGWNKQAPAPAIPLEVAEKTAAKYREALDKLTA; translated from the coding sequence ATGTCCAGCATCACCTCTACCGACCTCAAGAGCCTGAAGAAGATCTATTCGGGCAAGGTTCGCGACCTGTACGAAATCGACGAGCAGCGCATGCTGATGATCGCGACCGACCGCCTCTCGGCGTTCGATGTGATTCTGGAAGAGCCGATTCCGGAAAAGGGCAAGATCCTCACCGCGATTTCGAACTTCTGGTTCGACAAGTTCAAGGATCTGGTGCCTAGCCATTTCACCGGCGAACACGCCGAAGACGTGGTCAGTGCCGAGGATCTGCCGCAGGTCGAAGGCCGCGCCGTGGTGGTCAAGCGGCTGAAGCCGGTACCGGTCGAAGCGGTCGTGCGCGGCTATCTGGCCGGCGGTGGCTGGAAGGACTACAAGGCCAGCGGCGCGGTCAGCGGCATTGCGCTGCCTGCCGGGCTGATCGAGGCGCAGCAGCTGCCCGAGCCGATCTTCACCCCGAGCACCAAGGCCGCCGTCGGCGATCACGACGAGCCGATCTCGTTTGCACAGACAGCCGACCTGATCGGGCCGGAACTCGCCGCCAAGGTTCGCGATACCGCGATCCGCCTGTACAAGGCTGCGGCCGAATTCGCCGCAACGCGCGGCATCATTATCGCCGACACCAAGTTCGAATTCGGCCTCGATGCCGATGGCACGCTGTGCCTGATGGACGAGGCACTGACGCCGGATTCCAGCCGTTTCTGGCCGGCCGACCAGTATCAACCGGGCAGCAATCCGCCGTCGTACGACAAGCAGTTCGTGCGCGACTGGCTCGAAAGCACTGGCTGGAACAAGCAGGCGCCGGCCCCGGCCATCCCGCTTGAGGTGGCCGAGAAGACCGCAGCCAAGTACCGCGAAGCGCTCGACAAACTGACCGCCTGA
- a CDS encoding FMN-binding negative transcriptional regulator, giving the protein MYVPAHFRCDDVATIHDFVRAHGFATLISQVGGAPYASHIPLVLLPGDDGDRLIGHVARANPHWQAWENGVPALAIFHGPHDYVSPSWYDQRPAVPTWNYAAVHATGTVRVGASLALAELIRQYEPTLIGDRTTFDPAFNTTLKPHIVGIEFDVERWEAKFKLSQNRSEADRRNIADRLADDELAAMVERTLES; this is encoded by the coding sequence ATGTACGTCCCCGCGCACTTCCGTTGCGACGATGTCGCCACCATCCATGATTTCGTTCGTGCCCACGGTTTTGCCACGCTGATCAGCCAGGTCGGCGGCGCGCCGTACGCCAGCCATATCCCGCTGGTGCTGCTTCCCGGCGACGACGGCGACCGGCTGATCGGCCACGTCGCGCGCGCCAACCCGCACTGGCAGGCTTGGGAAAACGGCGTACCGGCGCTGGCGATCTTCCACGGCCCGCACGACTACGTGTCGCCGAGCTGGTACGACCAGCGCCCGGCGGTGCCGACGTGGAACTACGCCGCCGTGCATGCGACCGGCACCGTACGCGTCGGCGCCTCGCTGGCGCTGGCCGAACTGATCCGCCAGTACGAGCCGACGCTGATCGGCGACCGCACCACCTTCGATCCGGCATTCAACACCACGCTCAAACCGCATATCGTCGGCATCGAATTCGACGTCGAGCGCTGGGAGGCCAAGTTCAAGCTGTCGCAGAACCGCTCCGAGGCCGACCGGCGCAACATCGCCGACCGTCTCGCCGACGACGAACTCGCGGCGATGGTCGAACGGACACTGGAATCGTGA
- a CDS encoding MalY/PatB family protein, translating to MYDFSTSAAQTVDDSVKWRKYAGRDVLPLWIADMDFLSPPEVTAALTERVAKGIFAYGEPTDSTIAAIVKACARDYGWVLEPSWLVPLPGLVAGLNIACRATGTGDVLTATPIYPPFMSAPQFAERRLLKLPLRETRLDAGSRWEWDFDALDAAATRGATLLLCHPHNPVGRIWTRDELNRLGEIAEKHDLTVVSDEIHCDLLLEPGTRHTPFAALSPELAARTITLMAPSKTYNVPGLGCSFAVIGNPELRHAFQKVMRGIVPHVNLLGYTAAEAAFRDGVAWRTQLLAVLRDNRDVVSTALDGLKGLRVTVSQATFLAWIDCRDTGLQHPQHFFEQAGVGLSDGADFGLPGFVRLNFACPRATLDQALGRMREALAAL from the coding sequence ATGTACGACTTCAGCACCTCCGCCGCGCAAACCGTCGACGACAGCGTCAAATGGCGCAAGTACGCCGGCCGCGATGTGCTGCCGCTGTGGATCGCCGACATGGATTTCCTCAGCCCGCCCGAAGTCACCGCCGCGCTGACCGAACGCGTCGCCAAGGGCATTTTTGCCTACGGCGAGCCGACGGACTCGACCATCGCCGCCATCGTCAAAGCCTGCGCCCGCGACTACGGCTGGGTGCTTGAACCGAGCTGGCTCGTGCCGCTGCCGGGCCTGGTGGCCGGGCTGAACATCGCCTGCCGCGCCACCGGTACCGGCGACGTGCTGACCGCGACGCCGATTTACCCTCCGTTCATGTCGGCGCCGCAATTTGCCGAGCGCCGCCTGCTGAAACTGCCGCTGCGCGAAACCCGGCTCGACGCCGGCAGCCGCTGGGAGTGGGATTTCGATGCGCTCGATGCGGCCGCCACCCGTGGCGCGACGCTGCTGCTGTGCCACCCGCACAACCCGGTCGGGCGGATCTGGACTCGGGATGAGCTGAACCGGCTCGGCGAGATCGCAGAAAAACACGATCTGACCGTGGTCAGCGATGAAATCCATTGCGATCTGTTGCTCGAACCCGGTACCCGCCACACGCCGTTCGCCGCGCTCTCGCCCGAACTGGCGGCGCGCACGATCACGCTGATGGCGCCGTCCAAGACTTATAACGTCCCCGGCCTCGGTTGTTCGTTTGCGGTGATCGGCAATCCCGAGCTGCGCCACGCGTTCCAGAAAGTGATGCGCGGCATCGTCCCGCACGTGAACCTGCTCGGCTATACCGCCGCCGAAGCCGCCTTCCGCGACGGCGTGGCGTGGCGCACGCAACTGCTCGCCGTGCTGCGCGACAACCGCGACGTGGTGAGCACGGCGCTCGATGGCCTCAAGGGCTTGCGCGTGACCGTATCGCAGGCGACTTTTCTCGCCTGGATCGACTGCCGCGACACCGGCTTGCAGCATCCGCAACACTTTTTCGAGCAGGCCGGCGTCGGCCTGTCCGATGGCGCCGATTTCGGCTTGCCGGGTTTCGTGCGGCTCAATTTCGCCTGCCCGCGCGCGACGCTGGATCAGGCACTGGGCAGAATGCGCGAGGCGCTGGCCGCTCTCTGA
- a CDS encoding carbohydrate kinase family protein produces the protein MSTLICGSVAYDTIMVFQDQFKRHILPEQIHMLSVSFLVPEMRREFGGCAGNIAYSLKLLGGDPLVMATVGSDFGPYAQRLDALGISRAYLRELPEQYTAQCFVTTDLDDNQIAAFHPGAMGLAHLNRLEQVSEKPVLAIIGPDSKQAMIERAEQLAAAGIPFIFDLGQAFPLFDGDELRHMIELATYLAANDYEAEIITQRTGLSLEAIAAQLKALIVTRGAEGAHIYADGVMHEIPPVKAAAVLDPTGCGDAFRAGLLYGIANGWDWPSTGRLGSLLGSMKIAQRGAQNHSFTQASIATDYQAAFGMPWPQA, from the coding sequence ATGTCCACGTTGATTTGCGGCTCGGTCGCCTATGACACCATCATGGTGTTTCAGGATCAATTCAAGCGGCATATTCTGCCTGAGCAGATCCATATGCTGTCGGTCTCTTTTCTGGTGCCCGAGATGCGCCGCGAATTCGGCGGCTGCGCCGGCAACATCGCCTACTCGCTCAAGCTGCTTGGCGGTGATCCGCTGGTCATGGCGACGGTCGGCAGCGATTTCGGTCCGTATGCGCAGCGTCTCGATGCGCTGGGCATTTCCCGCGCCTACCTGCGCGAACTGCCCGAGCAGTACACCGCGCAGTGCTTTGTCACCACCGATCTGGATGACAACCAGATCGCCGCTTTCCACCCCGGTGCGATGGGGCTGGCGCACCTGAACCGGCTGGAACAGGTCAGCGAAAAACCGGTGCTCGCCATCATCGGCCCGGACAGCAAGCAAGCGATGATCGAACGTGCCGAACAGCTCGCCGCGGCGGGCATTCCTTTCATCTTCGATCTCGGCCAGGCCTTCCCGCTGTTCGATGGCGACGAGCTGCGCCACATGATCGAACTGGCCACCTATCTGGCCGCCAATGATTACGAAGCCGAGATCATCACCCAGCGCACCGGCCTGTCGCTGGAGGCCATCGCCGCCCAGCTCAAGGCGCTGATCGTCACGCGTGGCGCCGAAGGCGCGCATATCTACGCCGACGGCGTCATGCACGAGATTCCGCCGGTCAAGGCCGCGGCCGTGCTCGACCCGACCGGTTGCGGCGACGCCTTCCGCGCCGGCCTGCTGTACGGCATCGCCAACGGTTGGGACTGGCCGAGCACCGGCCGGCTCGGCTCGCTGCTCGGGTCGATGAAAATCGCCCAGCGCGGCGCGCAGAACCACAGCTTCACGCAAGCATCGATCGCCACCGATTACCAGGCTGCGTTCGGCATGCCCTGGCCGCAAGCCTGA
- a CDS encoding sugar O-acetyltransferase, which yields MRNDTIRYAFSDLGKNPGSWQREVELLARFNAGIDDDAERAAVLAELLAEADGAKLIPPVVIVRGHDIRLGHKAFVNAGTLISGGAPITIGAHTLIGPNVQIHATTHPVDPAERQRWAFWARPISIGENVWIGAGAVICAGVTIGDHSVIGAGSVVTRDIPACVLAAGNPATVVRELDPPDMATLYTAWAESDSD from the coding sequence ATGCGCAACGACACCATCCGCTACGCCTTCAGCGACCTCGGCAAGAATCCGGGCAGCTGGCAGCGTGAAGTCGAACTGCTGGCCCGTTTCAACGCCGGCATCGACGATGACGCCGAACGCGCCGCCGTTCTCGCCGAGCTGCTGGCCGAGGCCGACGGGGCCAAGCTGATTCCACCGGTGGTCATCGTTCGCGGCCACGATATCCGGCTGGGCCACAAGGCCTTCGTCAACGCCGGCACGCTCATTTCCGGCGGTGCGCCGATCACCATCGGCGCACACACGCTGATCGGCCCGAACGTGCAAATCCACGCGACCACCCACCCGGTCGATCCGGCCGAACGGCAACGCTGGGCGTTCTGGGCGCGGCCGATCAGCATCGGCGAAAATGTCTGGATCGGCGCCGGCGCGGTGATCTGCGCCGGCGTGACCATCGGCGACCACAGCGTCATCGGCGCCGGCAGCGTGGTCACCCGTGACATCCCGGCTTGCGTGCTCGCCGCCGGCAATCCGGCCACCGTGGTGCGCGAGCTTGATCCGCCGGACATGGCCACCTTATATACAGCATGGGCCGAATCGGACTCGGATTAA
- a CDS encoding amino acid ABC transporter permease yields MDSWIELLHTAAPFLLKGAGYTVFFALISMVLGLALGFAVALARIARVPVLSHIAAVYVSAMRGTPLLVQIFVIYYGLPSVGIAFEPVTAGILALTLNVAAYLSESMRGAIAGVSRNQWLAGYSLGLNWWQTMRHIVAPQALRLAVPSLSNSLISLIKDTSLVSVITVTELMLATKEVIAQTFQPLPLYLAAAAIYWLLSALFERVQRAVERKLELAHKH; encoded by the coding sequence TTGGATAGCTGGATCGAACTACTGCACACCGCCGCACCGTTTCTGCTCAAGGGCGCCGGCTACACGGTGTTTTTTGCGCTGATATCCATGGTGCTCGGCCTGGCGCTCGGTTTTGCCGTCGCGCTCGCGCGCATCGCCCGCGTGCCGGTGCTCTCGCACATTGCCGCCGTTTACGTCAGCGCCATGCGCGGCACGCCGCTGCTGGTGCAGATCTTCGTCATTTACTACGGCCTTCCCAGCGTCGGCATCGCGTTTGAACCGGTGACCGCCGGGATTCTGGCGCTGACGCTGAATGTCGCCGCCTATCTGTCGGAGAGCATGCGCGGTGCGATCGCCGGCGTCTCGCGCAACCAGTGGCTGGCAGGGTATTCGCTCGGGCTCAACTGGTGGCAGACGATGCGGCATATCGTCGCGCCGCAGGCGCTGCGCCTCGCGGTGCCTAGCCTGTCGAACAGCCTGATCAGCCTGATCAAGGACACCTCGCTGGTGTCGGTGATCACCGTCACCGAGCTGATGCTCGCGACCAAGGAAGTCATCGCCCAGACCTTCCAGCCGCTGCCGCTCTACCTCGCCGCGGCGGCGATTTACTGGCTGCTCAGCGCGCTGTTCGAGCGCGTGCAGCGCGCCGTCGAAAGGAAACTTGAGCTCGCGCACAAGCATTGA
- a CDS encoding hemolysin III family protein — translation MYRGERFNSYSHLIGTALALIGLAVLIVVASLYGNAWQVVSVSIYGATLVLLYGASTLYHSIRHAGAKKVLQKFDHCAIYLLIAGSYTPFSLVTLRGPWGWTLFGISWGLALIGIIQELLIGKRTRVFSLIIYVLMGWLILIAIKPLQMALPAAGLAWLVAGGVIYSVGIIFFIFDAKIRHGHGIWHLFVLGGSICHFFSILLYVA, via the coding sequence ATGTACCGCGGAGAACGATTCAATAGTTATAGCCATCTGATCGGCACGGCCCTCGCGCTCATCGGGCTGGCCGTGCTGATTGTCGTCGCCAGCCTGTACGGCAATGCCTGGCAAGTGGTCAGCGTCAGCATCTATGGCGCGACGCTGGTGCTGCTCTACGGCGCATCGACGCTGTATCACTCGATCCGCCATGCGGGTGCCAAGAAGGTACTGCAGAAATTCGACCACTGCGCGATCTACCTGTTGATCGCCGGCAGCTACACGCCATTCTCGCTGGTCACGCTGCGCGGCCCCTGGGGCTGGACGCTGTTCGGTATCAGCTGGGGACTGGCGCTGATCGGCATCATCCAGGAGCTGCTGATCGGCAAGCGCACGCGGGTATTCTCGCTGATCATCTACGTGCTGATGGGCTGGCTGATCCTGATCGCGATCAAGCCATTGCAGATGGCCTTGCCGGCCGCCGGCCTAGCCTGGCTGGTCGCCGGCGGCGTGATCTACAGCGTGGGGATCATCTTCTTCATCTTCGACGCAAAAATTCGCCACGGTCACGGCATCTGGCACCTGTTCGTGCTGGGTGGCAGCATCTGCCATTTCTTCAGCATCCTGCTCTACGTGGCCTGA
- the purE gene encoding 5-(carboxyamino)imidazole ribonucleotide mutase: MVKVGVVMGSNSDWEVMRHAAEQLKSYGVEFECRVVSAHRTPDLLFEYAETAGPRGLACIIAGAGGAAHLPGMIAAKTTVPVLGVPVPSKYLRGEDSLLSIVQMPKGVPVATFAIGEAGAANAALFAVAMLAGSDPQLAAQLTAFRETQKQTVLAMSLPEV, from the coding sequence ATGGTTAAGGTCGGCGTAGTGATGGGTAGTAACAGCGACTGGGAGGTCATGCGTCACGCGGCCGAGCAACTGAAAAGCTACGGCGTCGAGTTCGAATGCCGCGTGGTATCGGCGCACCGCACGCCCGATCTGCTGTTCGAATACGCTGAAACCGCCGGCCCGCGCGGCCTTGCCTGCATCATCGCCGGTGCCGGTGGCGCCGCCCATTTGCCGGGCATGATTGCCGCCAAGACCACCGTGCCGGTGCTCGGCGTGCCGGTGCCGTCCAAGTATTTGCGTGGCGAGGATTCACTGCTGTCGATCGTGCAGATGCCCAAAGGCGTGCCGGTCGCCACCTTCGCGATCGGCGAAGCCGGTGCCGCCAATGCCGCGCTGTTCGCCGTGGCGATGCTCGCCGGTAGCGATCCGCAACTGGCCGCGCAGCTCACCGCCTTCCGCGAAACGCAGAAGCAGACCGTACTGGCGATGTCGCTGCCCGAGGTATGA